A genomic segment from Mycoplasmopsis arginini encodes:
- the trmD gene encoding tRNA (guanosine(37)-N1)-methyltransferase TrmD — protein sequence MKINILTLFPEYFETFKSYSIIAKAIKLGHLELNIIDFRNFSREKRNKVDDTVYGGGDGMLLQVEPIDLALETVPNSYKILVSPQGKTFDQKKAHELAKHSEITLVCGHYEGFDERVLNFVDEELSIGDFILTGGEIPAMVISEAVARLVPGVLRKGSHQNESFENDGLLDFPQYTKPAEYKGLKVPEVLLSGNHKLIKEWREKHAYLKTLKNRKDIIERIKNEK from the coding sequence ATGAAAATAAACATACTCACATTATTTCCTGAATATTTTGAAACTTTTAAAAGTTATAGCATTATTGCCAAAGCAATTAAACTTGGGCATTTAGAACTAAATATTATTGATTTTAGAAACTTTTCACGTGAAAAAAGAAATAAAGTCGATGATACGGTTTATGGTGGCGGCGATGGTATGCTTTTACAAGTAGAACCAATTGACTTAGCATTAGAAACAGTTCCAAATAGTTATAAAATTCTAGTTAGTCCACAAGGAAAAACATTCGACCAAAAAAAAGCACATGAATTAGCTAAACATAGCGAAATTACTCTTGTGTGTGGTCATTATGAAGGTTTTGATGAACGCGTTTTAAATTTCGTGGATGAAGAATTATCAATTGGCGATTTTATTTTAACAGGTGGGGAAATTCCAGCGATGGTTATTTCTGAAGCCGTAGCTCGTTTGGTTCCTGGCGTATTAAGAAAAGGGAGTCATCAAAATGAAAGTTTTGAAAACGATGGCTTGCTTGATTTTCCTCAATATACAAAGCCAGCTGAATATAAGGGTTTAAAAGTTCCAGAAGTTCTCTTATCTGGAAATCATAAATTAATTAAAGAATGACGTGAGAAACATGCTTATTTAAAAACATTGAAAAATCGTAAAGATATAATCGAAAGGATTAAAAATGAGAAGTAA
- the rpsP gene encoding 30S ribosomal protein S16, with protein MVKLRLKRTGKKFHATYKVVASDARAPRDGKFIDELGHYDPHTKELFLNEELTTTYLNNGAKPTETVRTLLKRNDFYKKYIESKNK; from the coding sequence ATGGTTAAATTAAGATTAAAAAGAACCGGTAAAAAATTCCATGCAACATATAAAGTTGTAGCATCAGATGCAAGAGCACCACGTGATGGGAAATTTATCGATGAATTAGGACACTATGACCCACATACAAAAGAATTATTTTTAAATGAAGAATTAACAACAACATACTTAAACAACGGAGCTAAACCTACTGAAACAGTTAGAACTCTATTAAAAAGAAATGATTTCTACAAAAAATATATCGAATCAAAAAATAAATAA
- a CDS encoding cytidine deaminase → MKKEILKEKLNYSYAPFSKVKVAALAIDKNGKEYYGVNCENAAYPSGLCAERSALFGSVAYGAEVGSFQEIHIISNLNKLLYPCGACLQVMSQFLDKNAKVILHSTDLLEEKSFLIKDLIPGAVKPEDIMPM, encoded by the coding sequence ATGAAAAAAGAAATTTTAAAAGAAAAGTTAAATTATTCATACGCCCCTTTTTCAAAAGTCAAAGTTGCAGCATTAGCAATTGATAAAAATGGAAAAGAATATTATGGAGTTAATTGCGAAAATGCCGCTTATCCGAGTGGACTTTGTGCTGAAAGATCAGCCTTATTTGGTTCAGTCGCATATGGAGCAGAAGTAGGAAGTTTTCAAGAAATTCATATTATAAGTAATTTAAATAAATTGTTGTATCCATGTGGTGCTTGTCTTCAAGTTATGTCTCAATTTTTAGATAAGAATGCTAAAGTTATTTTACATTCAACTGATTTATTAGAAGAAAAAAGCTTTTTAATAAAGGATTTAATTCCAGGTGCTGTTAAACCTGAAGATATTATGCCTATGTAA
- a CDS encoding helix-turn-helix domain-containing protein, whose protein sequence is MELEHICDLRHVELHGKNFGEEISYYLEKFSISQKELAQRLGLSTQYIYIIINSKVNVNLSMSIIEGMENVFNLELGTLSEVYSIYANKERVENENIEELLKNYGEDFIIANPSLPLISNIKLTKDMPVSKKLMMMNRFYGVADLKNYSQYLKENALADESVYANPNSKVWIRFCELSVLDAIKNKKIGVFRKNTFELIYRKVVKIICNENKEFKEKIEELQSYLLTKGIILITMPFIEKSDIAAITFQKGAVRLIFVSDIFNCEAFIFNYILHEITHCFFANKDEKQIDEIYVNTYYEIKEKFNLKYKGIDDALKARKQCFEINHKERKGEFCDIKKEVFLKYKKVSFN, encoded by the coding sequence ATGGAATTAGAACATATTTGTGATTTGAGACACGTTGAATTACATGGCAAAAATTTTGGTGAAGAAATTTCTTATTATTTAGAAAAATTTTCAATTTCACAAAAAGAATTAGCTCAACGTTTAGGATTAAGTACGCAATATATTTATATTATTATAAATAGCAAAGTTAACGTTAATTTGAGTATGTCGATTATTGAAGGAATGGAAAATGTTTTTAACTTAGAATTAGGAACATTATCTGAAGTGTATTCAATTTACGCTAATAAAGAAAGAGTTGAAAACGAAAATATTGAAGAATTGCTTAAAAATTATGGAGAGGATTTTATTATCGCTAATCCAAGTCTTCCTTTAATAAGTAATATTAAATTAACTAAAGATATGCCAGTAAGTAAAAAACTTATGATGATGAACAGATTTTATGGTGTAGCTGATTTAAAAAATTATAGTCAATATTTAAAAGAAAATGCCTTAGCTGATGAAAGTGTTTATGCAAATCCTAATAGTAAGGTTTGAATAAGATTCTGTGAACTTTCAGTTTTAGATGCAATAAAAAATAAAAAAATAGGTGTTTTTAGAAAAAATACTTTTGAACTTATATATCGCAAGGTTGTAAAAATTATTTGCAATGAGAATAAAGAATTTAAAGAAAAAATTGAAGAATTACAATCATATCTTTTAACAAAAGGAATAATTTTAATTACAATGCCTTTTATTGAAAAAAGTGATATAGCCGCAATTACTTTTCAAAAAGGTGCAGTAAGATTAATCTTTGTTTCAGATATTTTTAATTGCGAAGCATTTATATTTAATTACATTTTGCATGAAATTACACATTGTTTCTTTGCTAATAAAGATGAAAAACAAATTGATGAAATATATGTTAATACATATTATGAGATCAAAGAGAAATTTAATTTAAAGTATAAAGGAATTGATGATGCATTGAAAGCTCGCAAACAATGCTTTGAAATTAATCACAAAGAACGCAAAGGTGAATTTTGTGATATCAAAAAAGAAGTATTTTTAAAATATAAGAAAGTTTCTTTTAATTAA
- a CDS encoding NAD(P)H-dependent oxidoreductase yields MNYYLIMGHPTKDSFNGRLADAYEEKLKLLGNQVRRVNIIDLNLNLVLNKSGQTKENEEIIKNEQENIKWADELIFFYPLWWGSVPALLKGYIDNVFVPGFAYKYHKNDPLWDKLLKGKSARIFSTCDAPNFFIKLIYKNSDFSMMKRAVCWFTGIKVKEAKRIDKLFKYNKEEKQKIINKIIEKIK; encoded by the coding sequence ATGAATTACTATTTAATAATGGGGCATCCAACTAAGGATTCATTTAATGGAAGACTAGCAGATGCTTATGAAGAAAAATTAAAATTGTTGGGTAATCAAGTTCGTAGAGTTAATATAATTGATTTAAATTTAAATTTAGTTTTAAACAAAAGTGGACAAACAAAAGAAAATGAAGAAATCATTAAAAACGAACAAGAAAATATAAAATGAGCCGATGAGTTGATCTTTTTCTATCCACTTTGATGAGGATCTGTACCAGCTTTATTAAAGGGGTATATTGATAATGTATTTGTTCCTGGATTTGCTTATAAATATCATAAGAATGATCCTTTATGAGATAAATTACTTAAGGGAAAAAGCGCAAGAATTTTTTCAACATGTGATGCACCTAACTTTTTTATTAAACTAATTTATAAAAATTCTGATTTTTCAATGATGAAAAGAGCGGTTTGTTGATTTACTGGAATTAAGGTAAAAGAAGCAAAAAGAATTGACAAATTATTTAAATATAATAAAGAAGAAAAACAAAAAATAATTAATAAAATAATTGAAAAAATAAAATAG
- a CDS encoding variable surface lipoprotein, with translation MKRVSKILSIGSLVSLSLPLLAISCNNSKPQIDNSGGSSSSDWINPNINNWNRLSSSQLAEVKDSFSYTLTAEGKKLSRDELEQVIKEIRKNCYPGDSGVISSALTAEKTFSDVKKHPKFKKYFSFTTAFDKNFSYLGGHKLEMEFMVRGDDKDLPAIKYVLRCPDKIYQGKMAVEATEFVYLEID, from the coding sequence ATGAAGAGAGTATCAAAAATTTTATCAATTGGTTCATTAGTATCTTTAAGCTTACCATTATTGGCAATTTCATGCAATAATTCTAAACCTCAAATTGATAACTCGGGGGGCAGTTCTAGTAGCGATTGAATAAATCCGAATATAAATAACTGAAATAGATTATCTTCTTCACAATTGGCAGAAGTTAAAGATTCATTTTCATACACCTTAACAGCTGAAGGAAAAAAATTAAGTCGTGATGAGCTAGAACAAGTAATTAAAGAAATAAGAAAAAATTGTTATCCTGGGGATTCAGGAGTAATAAGTTCTGCTCTTACTGCCGAAAAAACATTTTCCGATGTTAAAAAACATCCAAAGTTTAAAAAATACTTTTCATTCACTACTGCTTTTGATAAAAACTTTTCATATTTAGGTGGACATAAATTAGAAATGGAATTTATGGTTCGTGGAGATGATAAAGATTTACCTGCTATAAAATATGTTTTACGTTGCCCAGATAAAATATATCAAGGAAAAATGGCAGTTGAAGCAACAGAATTTGTTTACCTAGAAATAGATTAA
- a CDS encoding variable surface lipoprotein yields MSKKKLLLPILATTTISLLPIVAISCKNGNSGTWNKPKVQLLTSSQIQEIVDKFEFKLTKKGNDLETENKLNELWEKLVKNKDNTKSNSQIIINWNSEFKDNFIFNFHKLNGFGSSHKYTFKLIWDNQTPAISYQILCVDRNNELEYQGMVKLEIQ; encoded by the coding sequence ATGAGTAAGAAAAAATTATTATTACCAATTTTAGCAACAACAACTATTTCACTTTTACCAATAGTAGCAATTTCATGTAAAAATGGTAATTCTGGAACTTGAAATAAACCAAAAGTTCAACTTTTAACTTCATCTCAGATTCAAGAAATTGTTGATAAATTTGAATTTAAATTAACAAAAAAAGGCAACGATTTAGAAACTGAAAACAAACTAAATGAGTTATGAGAAAAATTAGTAAAAAATAAAGATAATACAAAAAGTAATTCGCAAATTATTATTAATTGAAATAGCGAATTTAAAGACAATTTTATTTTTAATTTTCATAAATTAAATGGTTTTGGATCTTCACACAAATATACATTTAAATTAATATGAGATAACCAAACTCCTGCAATTTCTTATCAAATTCTTTGTGTTGATAGAAATAATGAGCTTGAATATCAAGGAATGGTAAAATTAGAAATTCAATAA
- a CDS encoding OppA family ABC transporter substrate-binding lipoprotein, which yields MNKRILFLSPLAIVLPFVSLSCAKNDFNHDFYHYIEKNNFANDYGDFSYLEDNYVSENIHKINLSTSAKLFRVKSRKQPLIDFRDNIVLVPSELSYQFEWAKKINIITSTETLAFDNDKINKVNYDNDATPEEGVFIPKKDKGNGFNSPFLFIPSSDKKSINSDNFKNSLKSLKSFEIELNEKNDIWVDYQGKLVKENNKINHKSFKLGLLSKLLRNKDFKKHYIEKNKIILKNNNYDSKLDNGFDLYSYLIKSKIDIDKLLDFSTNKIIIKTIDDSLINFEKLFENLFIIHNYFDAIPFEIIESKYKDPSKNLEWFFSYGKDFQKRYYAGSYFISKMDNNITELEINKFYIKNNNKLKKITIEYNPLPISQSTFSLQSLNAFKQNIISKLDYEALNLDEKNYILKNYQKYNFSYQKNYNRFELNNQIIINQNPDIDSKNMNKNFIKLYYGLNENNQLDLKPINLTFQSLFNSLINQYAFTQDNKSLWLSQAPENLKILANNSAINVEEIKDLYNQISKPIIFNFENEKISNTFQFQNKNKLNNPQLIYEEEKLKSTWFDLIKENLVKIINDFYKQTNNEENIYVNIPILINKDNQEVNKKILLVKNILNSIDSRFKVSLIKIDDYEKYHYYFEENKSIYKKSTFKLFQGDTVEFIYNQLTNYDNNLVRLINFLSKNKVIYQQIYKQLIKLNVFLISNNLSLENNVDTQTKNKIIDFIYSLKIEEQAELINEINNLISYSMSFTNQININSFSKVVYQKNFKKPLGWNNLNYYQDIEINEGRK from the coding sequence ATGAATAAAAGAATATTGTTTTTAAGTCCATTAGCAATTGTTTTGCCATTTGTTTCATTATCATGCGCAAAAAATGATTTTAATCACGATTTTTATCATTACATTGAAAAAAATAACTTTGCTAATGATTATGGAGATTTTAGTTATTTAGAAGATAATTATGTAAGTGAAAACATACACAAAATTAATTTATCAACTTCAGCAAAACTTTTTCGTGTGAAATCAAGAAAACAACCACTAATTGATTTTAGAGACAATATTGTTTTAGTTCCATCAGAACTATCCTACCAATTTGAATGAGCAAAGAAAATAAATATTATTACCTCAACAGAAACTTTAGCTTTTGACAATGACAAGATAAACAAAGTTAATTATGATAATGATGCAACACCAGAAGAAGGAGTTTTTATTCCTAAAAAGGATAAAGGAAACGGTTTTAACTCACCTTTTCTTTTTATTCCTTCAAGCGATAAAAAATCTATAAATAGCGATAATTTTAAAAATAGTTTAAAAAGTTTAAAATCGTTTGAAATAGAATTAAATGAAAAGAACGATATTTGGGTCGATTATCAAGGAAAATTAGTAAAAGAAAATAATAAAATTAATCATAAATCTTTTAAACTAGGTTTATTATCTAAGCTTCTAAGAAACAAAGATTTTAAAAAGCATTACATTGAAAAGAACAAAATTATTTTAAAAAATAATAATTATGATTCAAAATTAGATAATGGTTTTGATTTATATAGTTACCTAATTAAAAGTAAAATTGACATTGACAAATTATTAGATTTTTCAACTAACAAAATAATTATTAAAACTATTGATGATTCATTAATTAATTTTGAAAAGCTCTTTGAAAACTTATTTATTATTCACAATTATTTTGATGCAATTCCATTTGAAATTATTGAATCAAAATATAAAGATCCTTCAAAAAATCTAGAATGGTTTTTCAGCTATGGTAAAGATTTTCAAAAGCGTTACTATGCAGGTAGTTATTTTATTTCAAAAATGGATAACAATATAACAGAATTAGAGATAAATAAGTTTTACATAAAAAATAATAATAAGTTAAAGAAAATTACTATTGAATATAATCCTTTACCTATTTCTCAATCAACTTTTTCTTTACAGTCATTAAATGCTTTCAAGCAGAATATTATTTCTAAATTAGATTATGAAGCTTTAAATTTAGACGAAAAGAATTACATTTTAAAAAACTATCAAAAATATAATTTTTCTTATCAAAAAAATTACAATAGATTTGAGCTTAATAATCAAATTATAATTAATCAAAATCCAGATATTGATTCAAAAAATATGAATAAGAATTTTATTAAGCTATATTATGGATTAAATGAAAACAATCAATTAGATTTAAAACCAATTAATTTAACTTTTCAATCATTGTTTAATAGTTTGATTAATCAATATGCATTTACACAAGATAATAAAAGCTTGTGATTAAGCCAAGCACCTGAAAATTTAAAAATTTTAGCTAATAATAGTGCTATAAATGTTGAAGAAATAAAAGACTTATATAATCAAATTTCAAAGCCAATAATTTTTAATTTTGAAAATGAAAAAATAAGTAATACATTTCAATTTCAAAATAAGAATAAATTAAATAATCCTCAACTGATTTATGAAGAAGAAAAATTAAAATCAACTTGATTTGATTTGATAAAAGAAAACTTGGTGAAAATAATAAATGATTTTTATAAGCAAACAAATAATGAAGAGAATATATACGTAAATATTCCTATTTTGATTAATAAAGATAATCAAGAAGTTAATAAAAAAATATTATTAGTTAAAAATATTTTAAACTCAATTGATTCAAGATTTAAAGTAAGTTTAATCAAAATCGATGATTATGAAAAATATCATTATTATTTTGAAGAAAATAAATCAATATATAAGAAATCAACTTTTAAATTATTTCAAGGCGATACAGTTGAATTTATATACAATCAATTAACAAATTATGATAATAATCTAGTAAGATTAATTAACTTTTTATCTAAAAACAAAGTAATTTACCAACAAATATATAAGCAATTAATTAAATTAAATGTTTTTTTAATAAGTAATAATTTGAGTTTAGAAAATAATGTTGACACACAAACTAAGAATAAAATAATTGATTTTATCTACTCTTTAAAAATTGAAGAACAAGCTGAATTAATTAATGAAATCAACAACTTAATAAGTTATTCTATGAGTTTTACAAACCAAATAAATATCAATAGTTTTTCAAAAGTTGTTTATCAAAAAAACTTTAAAAAGCCTTTAGGTTGAAATAACTTAAATTATTATCAAGATATCGAAATTAACGAAGGGAGAAAATAA
- a CDS encoding MAG3240 family lipoprotein encodes MKIKKQLFKLLLTTSIVSLPTIALSCSQTLKKDIYLDIQKISRVFLNRLTLSQIASIEKDNNIFYHFDKEGKHNFDDVKIEKGKLYLLKKDRWIVYHPDFTYKNNWKQFVTESNNIRIFDSNEASDINDFLNEYSFDDVDSAGTFNDEWFTNLALIYGKDFNRNRDPYFEDLQTIIFRLNQDINLNYSIMNRKYLVNSDKKRTLFSNWIQPQYIQATAFLSEEHKMQREVFVNILKLYMNKFNVNVSSIEIDWKDTEIKHSYTGAEDYIVFKIKSIKDWNNKELMSESNKNKKYYLNGFRNYSTNGKFGIGLKPLREKFPLFTDYVENPLLIINGKEYLTIIDNINHFIKSSTSPDYWNAKGLMYLFNTFKDEIFTIKVPEYKSKEDLEYKILDFEFTDYFDTNQLIRAIVQVTKKDGTKKLYSWISSNFDDHGHRLKGLIFRNKNLSSVLPEDIYSFKPQNTGLPSSINLDEFVDNNSDSAFMQGLNEASNKMNELFNYWNNDSRQNFDVSLLNSDSYQVKVFNSYVNNYLLAYALENQVGKTLSGVKRIDINLNPELNKLGQLYFELNFIGFEDNVDYKFKSSGERTIAKASLYWNYFKGYDDTNEKNNFTLINYERGM; translated from the coding sequence ATGAAAATAAAAAAGCAATTATTTAAATTATTATTAACAACTAGCATTGTGTCATTGCCTACAATTGCCTTAAGTTGTTCGCAAACGCTCAAAAAAGATATTTATCTAGACATTCAAAAAATATCTAGAGTATTTTTAAATCGTTTAACTTTAAGTCAAATTGCATCTATTGAAAAAGATAATAATATTTTTTATCATTTTGACAAAGAAGGAAAACACAATTTTGATGATGTTAAAATCGAAAAAGGAAAATTATATTTATTGAAAAAAGATAGATGAATTGTGTATCATCCAGATTTTACTTATAAGAATAATTGAAAACAATTTGTTACTGAAAGTAATAATATTAGAATTTTTGATTCAAATGAAGCTAGTGACATTAATGATTTTTTAAACGAATATTCTTTTGATGATGTTGATTCAGCGGGAACATTTAACGATGAATGATTTACTAATTTAGCTTTAATCTATGGAAAGGATTTTAACAGAAATAGGGATCCATATTTTGAAGACTTACAAACTATTATTTTTAGATTAAATCAAGATATAAATTTAAATTATTCAATAATGAATAGAAAATATTTGGTTAATAGTGATAAAAAAAGAACTTTATTTTCAAACTGAATTCAACCACAATATATTCAAGCAACTGCTTTTTTATCTGAAGAACATAAAATGCAACGAGAAGTGTTTGTTAACATTTTAAAACTTTACATGAACAAATTTAATGTTAATGTTTCTTCAATTGAAATTGATTGAAAAGACACTGAAATTAAGCACTCTTATACTGGAGCTGAAGATTACATTGTTTTTAAAATTAAGAGCATAAAAGACTGAAATAATAAGGAGTTAATGTCGGAATCAAACAAAAATAAAAAGTATTATTTAAATGGATTTAGAAATTATTCAACAAATGGAAAATTTGGAATTGGTTTAAAACCTTTAAGAGAAAAATTCCCCTTATTTACTGATTATGTTGAAAACCCGCTTTTGATAATTAATGGGAAAGAATACTTAACTATTATTGATAACATTAACCATTTTATCAAATCATCAACATCACCCGACTATTGAAATGCCAAAGGATTAATGTATTTATTTAATACTTTTAAAGATGAAATTTTTACAATTAAAGTTCCAGAATATAAATCAAAAGAAGATTTAGAATATAAAATTCTTGATTTTGAATTTACAGATTATTTTGATACAAATCAATTAATAAGAGCAATAGTTCAGGTTACAAAAAAAGATGGAACAAAAAAACTTTATTCATGAATAAGTTCTAACTTTGATGACCATGGTCACAGGCTAAAAGGTTTGATATTTAGAAATAAAAATCTTTCTTCGGTTTTACCAGAAGATATTTATTCATTCAAACCGCAAAATACTGGGTTACCTTCAAGTATAAATTTAGATGAATTTGTCGATAATAATTCTGATTCTGCTTTCATGCAAGGATTAAATGAAGCTTCAAATAAAATGAATGAATTATTTAACTATTGAAACAATGACAGTCGACAAAATTTTGATGTTTCACTTCTAAATAGTGATTCATATCAAGTAAAAGTCTTCAATTCTTATGTTAATAATTACCTTCTTGCTTATGCATTGGAAAATCAAGTTGGAAAAACATTGAGTGGAGTTAAAAGAATTGATATAAATTTAAATCCAGAACTAAATAAGCTTGGTCAATTATATTTTGAATTAAATTTTATTGGTTTTGAAGATAATGTGGATTATAAGTTTAAAAGTAGTGGAGAAAGAACTATAGCTAAAGCGTCTTTATATTGAAACTATTTTAAAGGGTATGATGATACTAATGAAAAAAATAACTTCACATTAATTAATTACGAAAGGGGTATGTAA
- a CDS encoding HxHSH motif-containing lipoprotein, with translation MKMKNIWKFLIPASSLSTPLIAVSCGIEYPDDRENIIWDNTNENKNNIKKIELQNSKTIEINQIYSQKISQIFSDVKSVYRNYRKYYVKLIRKIEALRTKVSALIIDQGNPINSEKIQQFYIKWLEEAGKNKSKLAKLFDKYQLIFDDVDAVLNDVNLVFDNQQFIKFIETIDNRLSGKDINLGQLQKAIISSWNFLKNNLFNESKISRIEDLQNINIESDKNSHSHSHAIINLIFEMGLWHILLKNNVKNEAQINELKQDFLILKQNVIDNIGQKNYEDDFNFIVNLFEGNMEFDEKNNLINIEFQNQAKNAMEQIKAILIEIAKKEGIENKINLK, from the coding sequence ATGAAAATGAAAAATATTTGAAAATTTCTAATCCCAGCATCTTCATTGTCTACTCCTTTGATAGCTGTTTCGTGCGGAATAGAATATCCAGATGATAGAGAAAATATCATATGAGATAACACTAATGAAAATAAAAATAATATTAAAAAAATTGAATTACAAAATAGCAAAACTATAGAGATTAATCAAATTTATAGTCAAAAAATTTCACAAATATTTTCTGATGTAAAAAGTGTTTACCGTAATTATCGTAAATATTATGTTAAATTAATAAGAAAAATAGAGGCATTAAGAACAAAAGTTTCAGCCCTAATAATTGACCAAGGAAATCCTATTAATTCTGAAAAAATTCAACAATTTTATATTAAATGATTAGAAGAAGCAGGAAAGAATAAATCCAAATTAGCCAAATTATTTGATAAGTATCAATTAATTTTTGATGATGTTGATGCAGTTTTAAATGACGTAAATTTAGTTTTTGATAATCAACAATTTATTAAGTTTATAGAAACAATTGACAATAGATTAAGCGGTAAAGATATAAATTTAGGTCAATTACAAAAAGCGATTATTTCTTCATGAAACTTTTTAAAAAATAATCTGTTTAATGAAAGTAAAATTTCAAGAATTGAAGATCTTCAAAATATTAATATTGAAAGTGATAAAAACTCCCATAGTCACTCACATGCTATAATAAATTTAATTTTTGAAATGGGTTTATGACACATATTATTAAAAAATAATGTGAAAAATGAAGCACAAATAAATGAATTAAAACAAGATTTTTTAATTTTAAAACAAAATGTTATTGATAATATTGGGCAAAAAAATTATGAAGATGATTTTAATTTTATAGTAAATTTATTTGAAGGAAATATGGAATTTGATGAAAAAAATAATCTTATAAATATCGAATTTCAAAATCAGGCCAAAAATGCTATGGAACAAATAAAAGCAATCTTAATAGAAATTGCAAAAAAAGAGGGCATTGAAAACAAAATTAATTTAAAATAA
- a CDS encoding ABC transporter permease subunit yields the protein MHNLFTFKKQKFKNENPYVIHTTQTKQYWKRFFNNKLNLTWFILFLALFLTLIIATFFISNSPTNSINPRTNLVNNLPSYLSQTITRNFNRGDELDFIRNIADLEYKESIKNHRELIFWIDFDSAREIGGDQTIYTDIVTLRYNPYNLIKAVNLLNKNSLIEIPNGLYLGTNNQGIDIYARSISSIWITISIIFSAIFINIFIGFNLAIITSFYKQNILIKFISKMIDSISVIPEIIWVFLLSIFIGTNWYGLLISLSLICWFSYYNFAKEEIKNLMNKEFIIAAKAVGLSNWKIAYRHIFKYIFANFLIIVVERFSINILIASSLAFLDFINDTNNLNIGSILKEAIGLASENSGYLITVSLFIIIFSLILKLLSASLANTFNPKFK from the coding sequence ATGCATAACCTTTTTACATTTAAAAAACAAAAATTTAAAAATGAAAATCCTTATGTAATTCACACAACACAAACTAAACAATATTGAAAAAGATTTTTTAATAATAAACTAAACTTAACATGATTTATTTTATTTTTAGCTTTATTTTTAACCTTGATTATAGCAACTTTTTTCATAAGTAATTCGCCAACAAATTCAATAAATCCAAGAACAAATTTAGTTAATAACTTGCCTTCTTATTTATCACAAACAATTACTAGAAACTTTAATCGTGGAGATGAATTAGATTTTATTAGAAATATCGCAGATCTTGAATATAAAGAATCAATAAAAAATCATCGGGAATTAATTTTTTGAATTGATTTTGACTCAGCAAGAGAAATTGGTGGGGATCAGACCATCTATACAGATATTGTTACTTTGAGATATAATCCTTACAATTTGATAAAAGCAGTTAATTTATTAAATAAAAATTCACTTATTGAAATTCCAAACGGTTTATATTTAGGAACTAATAATCAAGGGATTGATATTTATGCAAGATCTATTTCTTCAATTTGAATAACAATTTCAATTATTTTTTCAGCTATATTTATTAATATTTTTATTGGATTTAATTTAGCAATAATTACTAGTTTTTATAAACAAAACATTCTTATTAAGTTTATTAGTAAAATGATTGATTCGATAAGTGTTATACCTGAAATTATTTGAGTGTTTTTACTATCAATTTTTATTGGTACAAATTGATATGGATTATTAATTTCTTTATCATTGATTTGTTGATTTTCATATTATAACTTTGCAAAAGAAGAAATAAAAAACTTAATGAATAAAGAATTTATTATCGCTGCTAAAGCTGTTGGCTTATCAAATTGAAAAATAGCCTATAGACATATATTCAAATATATATTTGCTAATTTTTTAATTATAGTTGTTGAAAGATTTTCTATTAATATTTTAATTGCTTCTTCATTAGCTTTCTTGGATTTCATAAATGATACAAATAATTTAAATATTGGCTCAATTTTAAAAGAGGCGATTGGTCTAGCTTCTGAAAATTCTGGATATTTAATAACAGTTTCATTATTTATAATCATTTTTTCTTTAATTCTTAAATTATTATCAGCTTCTTTAGCAAACACTTTCAATCCAAAATTTAAATAG